The following DNA comes from Actinomycetota bacterium.
CCCATCTACCCCGAGGAGGACCTGTCCGGGGCCGAGGAGCGGCTGCGCCTGTTCCTGATGCAGTACTGGGGCGGCCCCCACACCTACAGCGACCGCCGCGGTCACCCGGCGCTGCGCATGCGCCACGCGCCCTTTGCCATCGGGCCGGCCGAGCGCGACGCCTGGCTGCGCCACATGACCGCCGCCGTCGAGGACCTGGAGCTGCCACCCGAGCTGGCCGCGCCCCTGCTCGAGTACCTCCAGATGGCCGCCCACGCCATGATGAACCGGCCCGGTCAACCGAGCTCGTAGTCCAGGGTGAACACGTGCCCGCCGTCGGGCAGGATGTCGATCCGGATCTGACCGCGGATCCCGGCCAGCTCGCCGCTGCCCGACCCCGCCATCACCGGCCAGGCGGCCGACTGGGCGCCGCCGGCCGCGGTGGCCGTGT
Coding sequences within:
- a CDS encoding globin, translated to MTQATTFYDAVGGEPAFRRLVAGFYRRVATDPVLRPIYPEEDLSGAEERLRLFLMQYWGGPHTYSDRRGHPALRMRHAPFAIGPAERDAWLRHMTAAVEDLELPPELAAPLLEYLQMAAHAMMNRPGQPSS